TCTATTAAAGCCAACTTTAACACTTTGAAGATCAAGCTCGTCACGGATTCTTTGCTGCAAATCTAAAATCCAATCCTTGCCATTAGACATAATACTTCGTAATTCATCAAGCTCAGAATTAAAACTATTCTTAATAAAATTACCTTCATTGATATTTATCGGAGGGTTGTCAATTAGTGAATTATTTATCAGATTATAAACTTCCAGAAAATCTACAAATGAATCAGTTATTTCAGATTTTCCAGTCTCAAACTCTATGAAAATCTCTTTAATCTCTGGAATTTTATGAAGTGAATTTTTAAGATTTATCAGATCGGGTGGTACCGCTCTTGAAGTGGCTATTTTTCCGACAATTCTCTCTATATCACTGACTTCTCTAAGTAATCTACCAAGTTTAGATCTCTTCTCAGCGTTCTCTTTTAAATATTCCACAAGCTCAAGTCTGATGTTAATTTCAGAAAGTGATTTAAGTGGAGTAAGAATCCATTTTCTTAAAAGTCTAGAACCCATACCAGTCTGAGTTTTGTTTAGTACACCAAAAAGAGTGGCTTTTTTATCCCCATCATATCGCATAGGTTCGATAAGTTCCAGATTTCTTCTGGTATTATCGTCTATACCAACATATTCGTCAGGAATAAATTTTTTTATCATGTTTAAGTGTTTGAAATCTGTTTTCAAATTTGTCTTCAAATGATAGAGCAAAGTACCAGAACAAATTAATGATATATCATTTTCTTCAAATCCTAAAGTAGTACTATTTTTAATGTTGTAATATTCGTATATTTCAGAAATTGCAAAATCTTTATCAAACTGCCATTCAGGAATTTTTGTATAAACTGTGTTATAATTTTTTAATACTTCAACAAGTTTTGAGTAATCCTTCTCTTTTACGAGGATCTCTTTTGGTGAAAAATAAAGTATCAATTCTTTTAATGCAGAGTCGGTTTCGGTTCGACAAGCGATAAACTCACCAGAACTCACATCGGCAATAGAAAATCCAGCACCATTTTTATCAAACGAAAGAGTTGATATATAGGCTGGAGCATCCTTGTCTAAAATTGAATCAGACATTGCGGTACCAGCACTGACAATTTCCACAATACCTCGTTTTACTACACCTTTAGCATCTTTAGGATCTTCCAATTGTTCACAAACGGCAACTTTATAACCAGCTTTAATCATTTTTGGCAGATATGTTTCTAAATGATGATGGGGAAAACCAGCTAATGGAATATCTTCATCTAAGTGTTTTCCTCTTGTAGTTAAAGTTAAATTTAAAACTTTACTAACAATTTTTGCATCATCAAAGAACATTTCAAAAAAATCACCTAGTCTGTAAAAAAGTATATGATCAGGATTTTGCTTTTTTATATCAAAATATTGTCGCATCATTGGAGTCAGTTTGGCTTCTATCCCATTCATAAATTTTTAATGTCCTATAATTCGTGTGTTATTGGAATTGATAATTTGAAAATCGTTCCTCGACCCACAACGGAATCCACAGAAATGGTTCCATTATGAGCTTCAATCATTCTTTTTACCATTGCTAATCCAAGTCCAGTTCCTTCAGCTTTAGTAGTAAAAAATGGAGTAAATAATTTTTCAACATCTTCAGGATTTATGCCGGAACCATTATCTGATATTGATATATGGAAAAGATTATTGAAAATGTCATATCGCGTTTGAAAACCTAAAACAATTTTTCTTGGTTGTTTTACAGATTGAAAACCATTCCTCAACAAATTTAGTAATATCCTGTGAAACATTTGATAATCAATTTCAACTGGAATTGCTGATTCTGATAGATCAGAAACAACTTCGTACTCTAAGCCTAAAAGATCCATTTCTGATGAGATTAATCTAATCATTTCGTTTGCAATATCAGTAAAAGATAGTTTAATGAATTTAGCTTTCAAAGGTTTTGTATAAGCTAAAACCTCAGTCGTTATTTCATTTAAGCTCTTAACACCTTTTTTTATCTGATCTACTAGATCAAGAAGTTCAGGATTGTCTTTTAAGTCTCTTGCAAGCATAGTAGCAAAGCCTGAAATTCCACCAAGAGGATTTCTTATTTCATGAGCAATTCCAGCTGCCATTCTGCCAATCTCACTAAGATTTTTATTTTTTCTTACATCTTCTTCCATTTTTTTGATTCCAGTTAAATCATCAAATAGATGAATATAAGCTCTAATATCACCATCCTCATCAAACATTATTGATGCTTTGTAAAAAACTGGGAATGACTCATTCTCAAAATTTTCAATTTCAAGTTCTGCTTCTATTACATTCTCACCAGCATACTGTCGATCAATAATAGTTTCACTTTCGTCATTATCTGTTCTAACTATTTCTCGAAATGGTAGGCCAATTGCTTCTTCTTTTGAAATGCCAAGAAGTTCACTTGCCCTATTGTTAATAATCACAACTTCCTTGTTACGATTAAATACTATTACACCACTGACGAGAGATTCCAATATAGAATAGAGCAAATTGTTCGTTTCTTGCTGTTCGGAATATATTTTATCTAAATATTTATTCTTTTCATCTATTTCCAGAAGAAGTACTTCAACTCTCTCCGATAATTCCTGATATTGCTGCTTTAAACCTAGTGAAGTTTTATCAAATTCTGCGAAAAGTTTCGTAAAGAGAACCAGATCTTCATCGGTTATATTTTTATTATTGTCGCTCATATAATTATAAACCTGACTTCAAAAGATCATGAAGTCTGATGATTCCAATAACTTTTTCATTTTCAATAACTGGCATTACAGAGAAGCTACCAGATTTTTTCATAATTTGAAGAGCATCATAAGCTGTCATATCCGAAGGAATTGTTTTGGGATTTTTTGTCATTACGTCAGATGCTAATATCTTAGAAATGTCATCATTTTTTGAAAAGACTCTTTTAATGTCACCATCTGTAATTATCCCCACGAGGGAATCCGACTTCATTACAAGGCAAGCTCCATAATTTTTATCACTCATACTAATAACGACTTTTTTGAAATGATCAATACTATCTGCTACAGCAATATCTTCAAGTTTATGAACAAAATTTGACACTTTATAAGTTAATCTTTTACCTAATGTTCCTGCAGGGTGATAGAGGGCAAAATTTTCCGTTTTGAATCCTTTAACTTCCGCTAGTACAGTAGCCAAAGCGTCTCCGATAGCTAATGCAACAGTTGTGCTTGCTGTAGGAGCTAGATTTAACGGACAAGCTTCTCTGATTATACTACCATCTATCACTACATCGGAGTTTCTTCCCAATGTTGATTCCTTATTTCCAGTAATTGAAATAATTTTACATCCAATTGTCTTTAAAGTTGGAAGCATCCCTGTCATTTCATCAGATTCACCACTTTTACCAATGAGAATTGCAATATCATCTTCATGAACAATTCCAAGATCACCATGAAGACCTTCAGCAGGATGTAAAAAAACAGACAATGTTCCTGTTGAGGATAAAGTCGCCGCAATCTTTGTGGCAATATGCCCCGATTTACCCATACCTGAAACAATTACCTTACCTTTTGAATTAAGTATAAGTTGTACTGCATCGGAAAAACTTTCATCCAACAATTCTGAAGTTCTCATTAAAGCTTCAACTTCTGTATTAATAGCATTCTTACCAAGTTCCAGAATCTTAGCTTTATTTATGTCTATCATAATTTCTCCATTATTTCGAATAAGGAAATTAAATATAATGAATACCCTTGTCAAGTTGAGATACTTATATTTAACTTTTTTTGGAATAAACTCGCAAAAAAACATCAAATTTTTCTGAAAAGTTTATAAAAACTGATATAGATAAAGATAGAATCATCGTCTGCATCACATTCAATCTGGCGAGTACCCCAGATTGAACCAGCTTCACTAACCTTGCGGTTAGAATTCCGCTGGTGATAATGCTTTTATGTTGAGATTATGGTGTTGAAGAGAAGATTTTTCTTCTCCCAGAAAAACCACAATATCAAAGGCATCATGCACCGGCGTAGGCTTATCCTTGCGAAGCAAGGTAATCGCTGGAGCCGGTTCAAATGCGACAGCATTTGAATGCTAAAGTTACGATACTGCTCTCAAGTCCCCTTTTAGGGGATTAAGGGGTTCTTGGTTTTGATTGAACTTTTACAAAAGTTCAGCCTTTTTATTCACCTTTTTAGCAAAAAGGTGATCTTCATTTCCAGCAATGAAATCGCTGGATTCTTATAGAATCGATGTCTGTCACCTCGAAGGTGGCTGATATCTGAAATATCTTTAAGATCGTTTACTAAATGATAAAATTTTTATCTTTCTTTTATGTCGTAATTTATTAATTTATCTTTCAAGACTCCTTTTGTGAGCAAAAGGAGCAAAACTCTAAGCTTTTTAGAAAAGCTTAACCAAAACCAACACCCGTCAAGATAGCATCATCGTCTGCATCACATTCAATCTGGCGAGTACCCCAGATTGAACCAGCTTCACTAACCTTGCGGTTAGAATTCCGCTGGTGATGGTGCTTTTATGTTGAGAGTATGGTTTTGAAGAAGAGAAGATAACAGAATCTCTTAAAGCCCCTCTTTGTCGGCAGATAGAGAGGAGTTGGGGTGAGTTTCTTCATCTTAAAAAACCATAATCCCAGAAGCTTACTTATACCGGCTGAGCTTGAGCACCGTGTGCTGGGTGAAGCCGGTTCAAGCTGATTGTACTCAATCAGATTGAATGGTTAAATGACAAAATATTCTTAATTCCCCCTGAGAAGGGGGATAAAGGGGGTTGATGTCGATTTTGATCAATCTTTATAAAAAGATTGGCCTTTTTTATTTACCTTTTTTAGCAAAAAAGGTAATCCCTTCTCCAGCGATGAAGTCGCTGGTTCTCTTAACATATCATTATTTATCTATTACTTGAACAGATTTTCTAAAAAGGTTTAACTTTCTTAAAATCTTCAGCTTTATAATTCTCATCCATCTTACTTAGCCTAAATACATTTCTATGAACAACTCTTTGAAGAACAATTTCCACCATTGTGGTTGAATTAGGCGTAATAACATGCTTCATAATCTCTTTGTCAGCTTTAAGTTCACACGGTAAATAGTGAACAAAACCATCGTCAGGTCTGGCGATAATTTTAAATCCCAAAGTGCTAATACCAGGTTGAGCATCTCTTATAATTTCATTCTTTTCATTTTTCACTTCAAC
This is a stretch of genomic DNA from Candidatus Delongbacteria bacterium. It encodes these proteins:
- a CDS encoding PAS domain S-box protein, giving the protein MSDNNKNITDEDLVLFTKLFAEFDKTSLGLKQQYQELSERVEVLLLEIDEKNKYLDKIYSEQQETNNLLYSILESLVSGVIVFNRNKEVVIINNRASELLGISKEEAIGLPFREIVRTDNDESETIIDRQYAGENVIEAELEIENFENESFPVFYKASIMFDEDGDIRAYIHLFDDLTGIKKMEEDVRKNKNLSEIGRMAAGIAHEIRNPLGGISGFATMLARDLKDNPELLDLVDQIKKGVKSLNEITTEVLAYTKPLKAKFIKLSFTDIANEMIRLISSEMDLLGLEYEVVSDLSESAIPVEIDYQMFHRILLNLLRNGFQSVKQPRKIVLGFQTRYDIFNNLFHISISDNGSGINPEDVEKLFTPFFTTKAEGTGLGLAMVKRMIEAHNGTISVDSVVGRGTIFKLSIPITHEL
- the mutS gene encoding DNA mismatch repair protein MutS, which gives rise to MNGIEAKLTPMMRQYFDIKKQNPDHILFYRLGDFFEMFFDDAKIVSKVLNLTLTTRGKHLDEDIPLAGFPHHHLETYLPKMIKAGYKVAVCEQLEDPKDAKGVVKRGIVEIVSAGTAMSDSILDKDAPAYISTLSFDKNGAGFSIADVSSGEFIACRTETDSALKELILYFSPKEILVKEKDYSKLVEVLKNYNTVYTKIPEWQFDKDFAISEIYEYYNIKNSTTLGFEENDISLICSGTLLYHLKTNLKTDFKHLNMIKKFIPDEYVGIDDNTRRNLELIEPMRYDGDKKATLFGVLNKTQTGMGSRLLRKWILTPLKSLSEINIRLELVEYLKENAEKRSKLGRLLREVSDIERIVGKIATSRAVPPDLINLKNSLHKIPEIKEIFIEFETGKSEITDSFVDFLEVYNLINNSLIDNPPININEGNFIKNSFNSELDELRSIMSNGKDWILDLQQRIRDELDLQSVKVGFNRVFGYYFEVSRKNSDKIPDNFIRKQSLANSERFINEELKLLEEKILNAEEKINSLEKSIFLDLRENIKNFIDDIKVNSSVIAKADVFYSLALTADENRYNRPILRNDNDIEIFSGRHPVIENLLSAGDEFIPNDIKFNNSELIHIITGPNMSGKSTYLRQNALIVLMAQMGSFVPADSAVIGVVDKIFTRVGASDNLSAGESTFLVEMLESANILNNATPKSLIVLDEVGRGTSTFDGLSIAWAIVEYIHNQRSLMCRTLFATHYHELTEMELVLKSVVNYSVSVKEYGDEVIFLRKIVKGFAKSSFGIYVAKLAGLPNKVIKRANEILGNLEKNSLTPDEKPKLAQKKNSHEFQLSLFEADNDPLRDKLSAIDVNNMTPLDALNYINELKKIFDDQNKL
- a CDS encoding KpsF/GutQ family sugar-phosphate isomerase, whose translation is MIDINKAKILELGKNAINTEVEALMRTSELLDESFSDAVQLILNSKGKVIVSGMGKSGHIATKIAATLSSTGTLSVFLHPAEGLHGDLGIVHEDDIAILIGKSGESDEMTGMLPTLKTIGCKIISITGNKESTLGRNSDVVIDGSIIREACPLNLAPTASTTVALAIGDALATVLAEVKGFKTENFALYHPAGTLGKRLTYKVSNFVHKLEDIAVADSIDHFKKVVISMSDKNYGACLVMKSDSLVGIITDGDIKRVFSKNDDISKILASDVMTKNPKTIPSDMTAYDALQIMKKSGSFSVMPVIENEKVIGIIRLHDLLKSGL